In Paenibacillus sp. FSL M7-0420, a single genomic region encodes these proteins:
- a CDS encoding saccharopine dehydrogenase family protein: MKTDIVVIGGYGHVGSQICRLLGAQHPGKVYAAGRNLNRAEEFSRSTGGYVKPLRLSAEKPLPPELLEKVKLVVMCLDQQDTRLAEACLQSGTHYVDVSASGDFLTMLQRLDPVKHKLKAAAVLSVGLAPGLTNLLAARAVQELDHTEQIDISIMLGLGDSHGQAAMEWTVDNLGADFEITEHGRPRTASSFTEAKAADFGFALRTHRAYRFPFSDQMTLPQTLAVPSVSTRLCFDSRSMTTAAALLRRTGLSRLLRNRTLRNLAVQAFTRFRFGSERYAVKVDACGTKDDRPATREYGITGVHEASITAATAAGVALRLYESAPSPGVYHIEQLFSLDSNGEQCSLIPSVSGGTGPSFRNPLDGLAYWTRSGRP; encoded by the coding sequence ATGAAAACAGATATTGTAGTGATCGGCGGTTACGGGCATGTCGGGTCACAGATATGCCGGCTACTCGGGGCACAGCACCCCGGCAAGGTCTACGCGGCAGGAAGAAACCTGAACCGGGCCGAGGAATTCTCCCGCAGTACCGGCGGATACGTGAAGCCGCTGCGCCTGTCGGCAGAGAAGCCGCTTCCCCCTGAGCTGCTGGAGAAGGTCAAGCTGGTCGTCATGTGTCTGGATCAGCAGGACACCCGGCTGGCCGAAGCCTGCCTCCAGAGCGGCACTCATTATGTAGATGTCTCGGCAAGCGGAGACTTCCTGACTATGCTGCAAAGGCTGGACCCTGTGAAGCATAAGCTCAAGGCGGCAGCAGTGCTAAGTGTCGGGCTCGCGCCGGGGTTAACCAACCTGCTTGCGGCAAGGGCCGTCCAGGAGCTGGACCATACAGAGCAGATCGACATCTCGATCATGCTGGGACTGGGTGACAGCCATGGACAGGCGGCTATGGAGTGGACGGTGGACAACCTTGGAGCCGACTTCGAGATTACCGAGCACGGCAGACCGCGCACCGCCTCAAGCTTCACGGAGGCTAAGGCGGCGGATTTCGGCTTTGCTCTGCGGACGCATAGAGCCTACCGTTTTCCTTTTTCGGATCAGATGACTCTGCCTCAGACCCTTGCCGTACCTTCCGTCTCGACCCGGCTCTGCTTCGATTCTCGGAGCATGACCACAGCCGCAGCGCTGCTGCGCCGCACCGGACTCTCCCGTCTGCTGCGTAACCGGACACTCCGCAACCTCGCGGTCCAGGCGTTCACCCGCTTCCGTTTCGGCTCCGAGCGCTACGCGGTCAAAGTCGATGCCTGCGGCACGAAGGATGACAGGCCCGCCACCAGAGAATACGGAATTACAGGCGTACATGAAGCATCCATCACAGCGGCAACGGCTGCTGGAGTCGCCTTGAGACTCTATGAGTCAGCACCGTCTCCCGGTGTCTATCATATTGAACAGCTATTCTCCCTTGATTCCAACGGGGAACAATGTTCGCTAATCCCGTCCGTCTCCGGCGGAACCGGACCGTCCTTCCGTAATCCGCTGGACGGCCTGGCTTATTGGACCCGGTCCGGCAGGCCATGA